CCCTTGGGGAACGCGTCAATGGCATCCACATTAAACTGCCCTTGGCAAGAGGAAACCCAGCCGCTGGTGTGAGCGGTGCTTGGGCTGGCGTGGTGTGTCTGCGCAGTGTGGCTGTGCCCGGCGGGAGCCCCCGCGCCCTCCCAgaaccccctgccccaggaatGTCCCTGGGGACAGAGACTCTTCAGGCAGCCCGGTAGAGGGGACAAACTGAGGATTCCTGcctgcttctctcccttccGTGCAGGGAAGCACACGGGAGCCACGGGCTGAGTCACAAGAGCTGTGATAATCCCTTCCTCATAAGCTGGAGTGCGTGgccagctccttcccagggaCTCGGCAAACCCAGAGATCCCTGGAGGGCAGAAGCACGAGACAGcgctggaggctgcagcagggctgtgttttgtaGACCTGGTGTTGCTTACTCAGCTCTGGGATGAAGGGGAACAGAGGAGGTGCTGAAGGTGAGCAAAGGGCATCTGCGGCCCAGGTTGCAGGGTGCGGCCAGTTCAAGGCGATGAGCAAAATCCCCAGCCAGCACATTGCTCCTGAGGTTGCTCTTTGCCGTTATCCCGGAGACTCTGATGAGCTAACAAGCCAGCCATCCAGTTCCAGGCTAATTCACAGCCAGACAGACAGGCTCTGAGGATGCATTTACTTGGAAATGATTTTCATGGCAGAAAGCAGAATGTGGCACTAGGTAAGAAAAATCACAACCGAGGGCAGAGCGATGCTGGGAAGGCACTGAAGCCTGAGGCtcccggcggggctgggggaagctcCCAGGGATTTTCATCCCATTCCTGCATGATCAACAGCTCCGTGGGATAATAACCCCCACCTCTCCAGGGATGAAGCTGTCACTGTCTCGGTGGCCCTGACTGTCTCATACTGCAGATCCCTCCTCTCTGGTTCGCTTCTCTTCACCCTCAGCAGAAATAGGGCCAAAGCTCCAGTTTCTAGTGTGTCTGCGCAGTGCGGCTGTGCCCGGCGGGAGCCCCCGCGCCCtcccagacccccctgccccagcctcccgGCCCCTGCACATCACCCTCGCgtgccctctcctccccttgccTCCTCGGTTCCCAGCGTGGCCCAGCTCCCAGACCCAAACAGGCTGTTTCACGCAGGGCTGCTGGCTAGCAGCCACCTGGTCCCACCAGCCCAGGACCAGCGCTGAGCTCAGCTTTCCTTcaggcagcagagagctgccGGCTTCTCCCAGCTTAGCAGGCAAAGCCCCGCGAGCCCGCTCTGCATCCCCCCGTGGCCTCACCAAGCCCCTCGGGCAGGCATGGTGCAGGACCGGGACTGTGGTCACCATGTCCCCGGTGCACCACTCCCGCGATGCCCAGCTGCGGGAAGCGCGTGGCGTTGAGCAACGGCAACGGCCCCCCCGCCGGAGAGCAGCTGTTCCCACCCCCGGCCAtggctgctgtcagcagtgggCCAAGCCGTGCCGAAATATCAGCCGGCAAGCTTTTGAAGCCCGCAGAAGGTGTTGGGAGATGGAAGGATGTCCAGGGCGCAGAAGCAGAGGGGCAGCTGAGGAGCGGAACTGTTTATTTCATCCCTCCGTGCCGGGCTCTCACTCCTTGAGGCTCTTGCTCCCCTTCTTGGCGGCAGCGGCAGCGTGGCCCAGCTCCTTCTCGCAGCTCTGGAGGACCAGCTGGTGCAGCTGCCCGTGGCCCAGCGGCACCTCCCCTGCCCAAGAAAAGGACACCCGTGTCTGCCGGCACAGGCCTTATAGATGTGGTGGGGTGGGACAGGCCGGTGGGGAttggctggggaggagaggtggcAGCGGGGGATTGGCCAGGCGGCCATGAGGGGGTTGTGGATTGGCTGTCTGCCTGGCCGTagcccctccctcccacctcacTCACAGGCGGCGATGTCGGCGGGGGTGCTGTccagggcggggggcggcgggcagagCCGGGCCCGATCCATCACCCACGGGAGGCTGGTGGTGCCCAGGAGCGGGCTGGCGAAGGGCTGGGCCGGCTGCGAGCCCTCAGCCCGCGTGTAGCGCAGGACGCTCTCCATCAGCAGGAGCTCGTTGGTCTCCTTCTCCACGAGACCTGGGTGGGAGGGAATGCTGTCCCACAGGGCCCCTCCACCGGGCCCTGCCCAAACGCCGCCCCGGCGGTCTGCTGGGCACAGGACCCATGGAttccccccaggcagtgccGTCAGGCTCCCCAGGGGCGAGGGGTCAAGGCTGGGTCCCACACCCAGAGCCAACATGGGGGCCTGGGGGGTCCACCGGGGTGGTTCTACGTCCCGGTTGGCTCCTCAATTTCCTGGGGATTTGGCATCGCAAATTCCCATTAGGGACACCCGTGCATGACGGGGTGGGGGCAGGAAACCAGCTCAATCTAAACACGGGGCAAGCAGGGGGTGGACAGACAAGGTCTGGGCCATGTGGCAAGCGAAGGCGGGCAGCCCTGACCCACCTAAAATCCGCGTCAGATTCCCATCCGTGATCTGCCCATTTTCTCCAAGCTGCTCCGTTGTCTTCGTAGCATCGCCACCGATTACTTCCAAAAGGGCCTCCACGCCACATTTGATCTGGCCCAGGACTCTGCTGCTCTCTTTGCATCTCTCTTCGCACCAGTTGGCTTCCCTCGTGGTTTCCGCTAGTTTTTCCTATCCGCAAAGGTTTTGCCAGGTGTCACAACAGCCCCCTGCTcgcgcccccccacccccaagtcCTGGCCAAGTCCAGTCCGGACACTGGAGGCGGCCCAGGAGGGGCTGTGGGAtgctcccatccctgcagggGAAAGGCTCTGTGAAGGGGATCCCAAGCTCCCCATGCCACAGCCCAGGCCCCAGGTGCCAGAGAACCAGGGCTGGCAGAAGCCCTGCAGTCACCCTCTCATCATGCACTGGGAGACAGGGCTGCCAAAGCCAATGCAGGGCCCTTTTCTGCCCATGCCTCTCCAGCCGTTGCCCAGAGCGGTGTTGACGGGACCACACTCGCTAGGACACATGCCGGGACACACAGGcttctgctgccctggcagagggAAATCCCGGCTGCCAtacctccagctcctgcaggacatGGAAGTTGCCCGTCTCTGCGTCCTCCCGGTCCATCATAAGGGTCGTAATTTCGTCCTGTGTAAACACAAGCACATGGAGGGCATACTGGCTGAATGCTCACCAGATGTGCCCAAGAGAGGCTGGGGACCATCCCTCCAccctgggagcagggacatCCCACTTGACCCCTCTGGGGACCactgtccccagggcaggaggacaAGTCATGACCCCCCTTCTCactccagccagccccactcAAGGCCGAGGCAGCTCTTGGCCCTCCTGCATACTGCTGGGTACACGGTGGCAGCACTGAGACACTTTTAGCTCTGAGAACACAGCCTTCTGTCTGTGGGAGTTCTATTTTGGGCTACCGCTTTGCATTCCCCTAATCCCACCCGTGTGGCAGGCTGTGAGCTGGGCTCCGCTGTGAGCAGCGAGGCCGGACacatgggagaggaaaaaaacccacgcCAGCCCCAAAGCACCAGCTGAGAAAGGGCAGACATGAAGAGCTTGGAAGAGACCTGGACATCCTTGATCCTCTGCTTCATCTTCTCCATCTCGTTCTTCAGCTCAGTGATGTAGATGAAGGAGGCAAAgttcttcccctccttttcgATCAAGTTATCCACCAGGCGGTCAAAGTTCCcgtcctctgccagctccagcaggcGCCTGTAAGCCACCTCCTGGCTCTCGAAGCTCTCCATTTGGCTCTGCTTGGCCCACTGGGCTGCCTTCAGGGCTgagggagagatggaaaaagaggCCTGGCTGTGCGTGTCCCTGCAGGGCTCCCTTTGCAGAGCCTTTCCCTGCAGGTGCCCTGAGGTTTGGCGTGGGGCCTGGGGCCAGAGGGGCAGAGAGTGTCTTTATTTCACCCAAAACTAAGCAGGGAGCTCCCTGTCCTCATGGGAACGGGGCAAACACGGTGGGATCCTTCCCCAAGAGGACAAAAGGAGCCATAggggcagctccctgcctccccacccctccctctgccccaagGGCACCCCAAGACACATGATGCTGGGTGCTTTCACTTGGTTATCACTCTTCATCCTTTCCACTTGTAGGCTGAAGGCTGGGTGaaggagcctgcaggcaggggacaggtCCCGCCTTTGGGGTGCAGAGCTATGGGGAGAGGTCCCGCCTTTGGGGTGCAGAGCCATAAGCTTCTATACGCAACCCCCTTGGGCAACTCTGCCAACTCCTGGCTTGTGCTACCAGTTGCAGGTATTCTCTCTCATCTGgtaccttttctctttttggccACTTCCTCCAATTCCGAGCGATCTCTGCACTTGGTCAGCATgaagtttttcagtttgttctcCTTTTCTAGGGCACgcttctgctcctgcagctcaaCATTGCGCTGGACTGTGTCTTCTATGTGTCTTTTGTTCAAGGCTGCAATCCTTGCCAGAGCCCCCATCCTgagcacagagagcagcaggttACACCACGGGAAGGTATAAGGATTTGTAGTCCTGCCCATTCCCATGCATCTCTGTGCCTGGCCGAGCAAAACCCCCGTGATGCTGTGCACGCTGGCCGGCTCCCATGCAGATGCAGCTGCGTTAGCCCGAGGCCAGCAGCAGCTAACACAGCTCTGGCTGGGGGTTTGTACTCGGacacagcacccagctgtgGCAGCCAAGCTCACTttgcctggagctggctggtCTCTGCTCCAGGTCTGCTGCACCCTCCCATGCAGGCTGAGATGGGACTCGGGGGGAAAGAGGCTGCTCCATAGGGCAGTTCACCACATCCTGAGAAACATCTGGCATAGGCGGAGTAAACCCCCCTGGGGGTACCGGTCTCCCTGCACTGACCAAGCACCAAAGCCTTAGCACCCAGCTCTAGACAACAGCGGGTGCATCCTCTCTCTGAAGTTGCAGATGGCCTCTCTTTACATCGACACCCGTCGCTGGCATTGCCCACCAGCGCCAAGTTTGCCACAGAGGGTTCACAAGGCCACGTACCGCTGCTTGTAGCCTTGTGTGCACTGCTCAGCGGCACTGTtcatccttctcctctgctgagcCAGCTTCTTATGGAGCTTCAAGGAGAGCTTGCCCAAAAGAGCTTTCTGGATTTGCAGCTTTTCAATCTCTTCTCGGAGCTCTTTGTTTCTGGACAGGATGGTATGGAAATGGACGGTGACCTGGGGAGAGGCAAGCAAAAGGTTTGAAGCTGGTGCGGGACTTGGGGGCGTCAGGTTTCTGCTGAAAGACCTTGACCACGGCTGGGACAAATCTCTTCTCTGAAGTTGCTCCTGTACTATCCCCCTCCCCAAGACAGGGGAGGTAACAGCAGGCTAGGCTGATCATGGCACAGACCAGGAGCTGGTGGTGTCCAAGGCaaggtggctgcaggcagctcaggtTTATCACTAAACAGGTGCAGACCTTCAGGCTTCTTGGCATGGCCCAAGTGCTGCATTTGGCTCACCAAGCTTGAAGGAGCCTTTGAGATACTCTGGGAGCAAGCAGGCCAGAGGAACGAGCCAGCTCCTCCTTTATGCAGTTTGTCTCAACCAAATGCATCTGCAGCATTACACTTGGTCCTGGCCAAAAAGGGGGTTGCACACAGGCCCCAGTGTGGCCCCACACATGGTCTCCGGAGGtctgcaaaatgtttgcttACGTTGTTTAGATGCAGCTCCAGTGTCTCaatctgcttttgcagctgtttgctACTGTTTGCTTGCTTCGCCTTCACTGCCGCCCGGTTTTGCCTcgccatctttttttccagctctagTATCTGCACGTACAggttagaaaaaagaaagagaggggaaaaaaaagtcagtataATCTCCACCCCTACGTTCTGGACTCTTGGCAGGACACTTAGCCAAAGAAAATACCCTGTTGACCTGAACTACAGCAACCATGTCATTAAGGAGCTCACAGTTACAGCGGCAGCTTTAATCCCAAGGGATCCCACCCTGCACACTCAAGAAACATACGCTGTAACTAGGAATGGGTTTATTTTCGTGTGGCAAAGGAAACGCAGCTGCCTCTGGAGGGAAATTCAGCAGGTGCTGAAGGCGGCACAGCAGCACTCTGTGCCGAGCAGAAGAGGCAAGGAGGGTGGCTTTTTGGTAGGGGTAGAGTGCTGGCCAGACAGGGGTCTGCGCAGCACTCCCTGGGAATGAGTGGAGGAAAACTTTTGTCAGAAGTGGGCAGCTGCCAGAGGAAATAAATCCATGAGAAGAGCGAAGTAGTTGGAGAACAACGAAGCCGGGGGCAGGTGGGAGAGGTATGACTCAGCCAAGAGATCCCTGATTGAAAGCTAACCCTGTTGCGGAAAACTCTACAGCACATCTAGCACCTGCAAACCACCTGAGCATGTTCCCTGGCTTCCGTCATGGGTGGCTTGTccagagcagaaagctgcagggaCCTGTCACTTCTGTAGCCCTGGGTTGCCCTGGGCATGCCACCCCACCACTGACCAAACCCAACCAGACTGTCCTCAGGAGAAGTGATGGGACATCCCTTAGATGTTGCTGCTCCTCTATTTCCCATGTCTCAGGCAGCACAACTGACTGttccagttttgtcttttttttttttacatgaggaaaaaaaaacccctcaaggGACAAGCAGAGGGATGTTGTGTGACCCCAGGCAGGCGCGTGCCGtcaaagagcagctgcagagaccCGTGGGACAAGAAGGTGGTTGAGAGTCAGACCTTACGTTTCCAGCCAGTGCTGACTTGAATgggagcctggctctgcccgCTTGGCATTGTCTTGTGGTTTTTGCCAGGAGGCAGCATTATATTCCAAAGCCTGAACCAAGTGCGTTTTACATAGGGTTGACTCTGTGACTCTGCACTGCTCTACCGTGCTCAGCCAGGGAACGCTCCAGATGCTCTTACCTCCTTGTCCAGCTCCGCTAACAgggcttttctgtctttaatcaGGGAATCACACTGATATTTGGTCTGCAAAAGGCCTTGGAGCCCCGTACAATTCCTCTCATCCCGCATCCTATTTCTTGGGGATGGGATCTGGCTCGGCGTTAATAACACCTCTTTGCGTTCTTGAGTCAGCGAcgctatttcttttctgtaaaaacacaaCGACAAATGACCTTTAGCACATCCCACCTGCAATACCGGAGCAAGTCCTCACCCCTCCTCACTTCAGCACCGGGGTCCCCAGATCTCGGCATGGAGGAACTTTCCAAACACAAAGCTGCACTCACTCCTGAGCCTGCATTTGCTGCCTCACGTTGGCACCGTAAGATTTCCTCTTCTCCGCTGCTCTCTGAAACTCTCTCTGCAGTCTCCTGAACTCGGCTTcagacaccttttttttctccatcgCGGGCACGTCCAAAACCTTCTGCTCCAGAGAGGGCTCTCCCCACTGCCACAGGGAGGGAGAGCTTGGTCACTTGAGCAAACACGACCAGCAGCGGTagacagcagagctggacaCTGGGGAGCGGGTGGATggcaccaccacctccagccgTTTGTCACCACCTTCAGCTCTTCGCTGCCACCCAGTATTCATGACGTCACAATATGCCTGACCACCCAAAACACTGAGTCATCCAAACCAACTCCATGAGAGCTGCCGAGCCGCCTCACAGCTTCGTGCCCAGCACAGGAGGGCTGCAGAATTAGTCCCCCCACCACCCAACACTGCTGGCCAAAGCAAGCCTGGCTCCCCACCGCCTGCCCGGCTGACCGCACCGCCACGTTTATTTCTGCAGGGGAGGTCCCCGTGGCAGACCTGCACCTGCAGAGAAGTTCACCTTGGGTTTGTGCTTCACTTTATACCTTGGAGTCCATCGTTTCTTCCAGCTAACTCTGCTGGTTGCTCTGCAGACGCCTCGGGAAGGGGATGATGGAGCCTCTGCGGGGACAGACCTGCTTCCCAAGGGGAGAAATGAAACGCTGGTTAAGGGGGTGTTTGTGTCCCCCTGCCCGTCCCTCAGCACCCGCTCGCGTGTTTGGCACATGAGGAAACCATCACAGACGGCTGCGCGATGAATAAAAGGAGAGCATCCGTAGTGATGTCATCGCAAAACACACTCCTCCTGTTGAGTTTATAAGTAGGGGAAGAACAGATGGTTTGAGCTGTTCCACCCTGTCCAGTACCTGGGTTTCCACAGAAATCCCGGCGAGGCCAAGGCCCCCCATGCCGGCGGGCAGAGCCCCCGGGGAGCGTAAGTGGGGGATATCGCCTGGATTCAGCCCCTGTCCCGCCGCAGGCAGGGAAGGCGCTGGGGCTGACCACGCAGCCCTCACCCCCACCGctggtcccccccagccctgctgcagccccccgggctCCCCTCTTGCCCCCAGCGCTGCTCACCCCACCGCAGGGTGCTGCGGTTCCTCTCCAGCCAGGGGATGGGACCACGGTGGCAGTCAGATATTCCCAAagagcagccccctgcctcccACGGGAagtgcaggagagaggagagcctggcagggagccagccctgctccctgccccaggctctgTGGAACAGGCACTGGCCCCGTTGCCAGGTCCCACCGCAGCATGGATGGGGTCTCCATTGTGACTGTCACCAAGGGGGCGGCCGGggcacccccacccaccccatggGCAGCGCTGGGAGCCCACGCGAAACAGACCCAAGTGGTTTCCGTgtcccacagccagccctgaaGCATGtgctccagcatctccctggctgCATGTCCACAGCAAGCAGAAACCCACATTTTACCCGTTCTTGCTTCCCTTTGCGGTGTTTGAATCAGCCCGTAATTTGGGACTTGGAAGCCTTTTGCTCCAACTGGaaagcagcacccagggcttcaccatccccagcagcactttggggccacagagctgctttcccttccttgcCGGCCCCACAGCCGGCTCCCTGGCCTTCCTACCTGTCTTCCTTGTGGAGAGGCTGCAATCACCACATCACTGCCATTGCCCTCAGCATCCAGACACCCTCAAGATGCCTGCCGTCGGGACAGCACCAATGGTTGGCACTGCCGGCCTGGGGAATGTCCCTGGGGACAGAGACTCTTCAGGCAGCCCGGTAGAGGGGACAAACTGAGGATTCCTGcctgcttctctcccttccGTGCAGGGAAGCACACGGGAGCCACGGGCTGAGTCACAAGAGCTGTGATAATCCCTTCCTCATAAGCTGGAGT
The Falco rusticolus isolate bFalRus1 chromosome 1, bFalRus1.pri, whole genome shotgun sequence genome window above contains:
- the LOC119142511 gene encoding coiled-coil domain-containing protein 63-like isoform X2, which encodes MDSKWGEPSLEQKVLDVPAMEKKKVSEAEFRRLQREFQRAAEKRKSYGANVRQQMQAQEKEIASLTQERKEVLLTPSQIPSPRNRMRDERNCTGLQGLLQTKYQCDSLIKDRKALLAELDKEILELEKKMARQNRAAVKAKQANSSKQLQKQIETLELHLNNVTVHFHTILSRNKELREEIEKLQIQKALLGKLSLKLHKKLAQQRRRMNSAAEQCTQGYKQRMGALARIAALNKRHIEDTVQRNVELQEQKRALEKENKLKNFMLTKCRDRSELEEVAKKRKALKAAQWAKQSQMESFESQEVAYRRLLELAEDGNFDRLVDNLIEKEGKNFASFIYITELKNEMEKMKQRIKDVQDEITTLMMDREDAETGNFHVLQELEEKLAETTREANWCEERCKESSRVLGQIKCGVEALLEVIGGDATKTTEQLGENGQITDGNLTRILGLVEKETNELLLMESVLRYTRAEGSQPAQPFASPLLGTTSLPWVMDRARLCPPPPALDSTPADIAAWEVPLGHGQLHQLVLQSCEKELGHAAAAAKKGSKSLKE
- the LOC119142511 gene encoding coiled-coil domain-containing protein 63-like isoform X1, yielding MVKPWVLLSSWSKRLPSPKLRADSNTAKGSKNGSVPAEAPSSPSRGVCRATSRVSWKKRWTPRKEIASLTQERKEVLLTPSQIPSPRNRMRDERNCTGLQGLLQTKYQCDSLIKDRKALLAELDKEILELEKKMARQNRAAVKAKQANSSKQLQKQIETLELHLNNVTVHFHTILSRNKELREEIEKLQIQKALLGKLSLKLHKKLAQQRRRMNSAAEQCTQGYKQRMGALARIAALNKRHIEDTVQRNVELQEQKRALEKENKLKNFMLTKCRDRSELEEVAKKRKALKAAQWAKQSQMESFESQEVAYRRLLELAEDGNFDRLVDNLIEKEGKNFASFIYITELKNEMEKMKQRIKDVQDEITTLMMDREDAETGNFHVLQELEEKLAETTREANWCEERCKESSRVLGQIKCGVEALLEVIGGDATKTTEQLGENGQITDGNLTRILGLVEKETNELLLMESVLRYTRAEGSQPAQPFASPLLGTTSLPWVMDRARLCPPPPALDSTPADIAAWEVPLGHGQLHQLVLQSCEKELGHAAAAAKKGSKSLKE